Proteins from a genomic interval of Nostoc sp. TCL240-02:
- a CDS encoding AAA family ATPase yields the protein MNTQDKPKSLQDIVKQRQQSNFVGREDQINRFRQNLALPVEDNRRCFLFNIYGQGGIGKTTLLRQFCKIADEAKMISAYVDEVEKTIPEVMDRLAKELEEQGYKLTQFSDRYKVYCQKCQELETDPDAPQGFSAFVGKTIVKTGVHLARRVPVGGAVFDIVDEDALANQAGEWASYIAKKITNKDEVQLVKEPKEVLTPLFLQDISKIADKTPLILFFDTSERTGEFLDNWLREIFENQHGKVSANILIIIAGRQELDKNDWASYEELIVRLPLEPFTEEEARQYLTRKGITDNRIIEEIVNVSGNLPLLMEMLADAHPNDPNQVIEPSSSAVKSFLRWIDDPKRRQMALDAAIPRCLNRDVIAKLRSEEEADELFNWLKETSFLKEHINGWVYHDVVKTQMLCHKRLSSPQGWADIHGKLAEYYDSLRNDLQLEEDNKQRDPSWQSHTLNVLYHKLCQSPQRNLFIALNEFLALLKNQPTFAQQYAKIMLQAGKDGDSTEVKYWGKQLANLLKAYEEKRYEDAVYKHALVYLVLKQPDKAETCLQPAIKLAREHCQKDAKDWHNTFNLALYCLAAQYTQQADYFYRYALLKGASSEFISEAIQYLNDFLTVLPNHIQATSIRQLLQSGLTKSYNFQPTPQKNHESQQQTPNQFLLS from the coding sequence ATGAACACACAAGATAAGCCCAAGAGTCTACAAGATATTGTTAAGCAACGTCAACAATCAAATTTTGTGGGTCGTGAAGACCAAATAAACCGATTTCGCCAAAATTTAGCATTACCTGTAGAAGATAATCGCCGTTGTTTTTTGTTTAACATTTATGGTCAAGGCGGAATTGGTAAAACTACCTTGCTACGCCAGTTTTGTAAAATTGCAGACGAAGCAAAAATGATTTCGGCTTATGTTGATGAAGTTGAAAAAACTATACCAGAAGTCATGGATCGTTTAGCTAAAGAGTTAGAAGAGCAAGGTTATAAACTAACCCAGTTTAGCGATCGCTACAAAGTTTACTGTCAAAAGTGCCAAGAATTAGAAACAGATCCAGATGCTCCTCAAGGTTTTTCCGCTTTTGTCGGGAAAACTATAGTAAAAACTGGTGTGCATCTGGCGCGTCGAGTTCCCGTTGGCGGTGCTGTATTTGATATTGTAGATGAGGATGCTTTGGCTAACCAAGCTGGAGAATGGGCTTCTTATATTGCTAAGAAAATAACCAATAAAGATGAGGTTCAATTAGTTAAAGAACCTAAAGAAGTTCTGACCCCGCTATTTTTGCAAGATATTTCTAAAATTGCTGATAAAACTCCTTTAATCTTGTTTTTCGATACCTCAGAACGCACCGGAGAATTCCTAGATAACTGGCTACGGGAGATTTTTGAGAATCAGCACGGTAAAGTATCTGCCAATATATTAATAATCATCGCCGGTCGGCAAGAATTAGATAAAAATGACTGGGCATCCTACGAGGAATTAATAGTTCGTTTACCTCTAGAACCTTTTACAGAAGAAGAAGCCCGACAATATCTAACCCGCAAAGGCATTACAGACAATCGCATTATTGAAGAGATTGTAAACGTTTCTGGAAACTTACCCCTGCTAATGGAAATGCTAGCAGATGCTCATCCCAATGACCCCAACCAGGTAATTGAGCCTAGCAGCAGTGCTGTAAAAAGCTTTTTAAGATGGATTGACGATCCTAAACGGCGACAAATGGCGCTTGATGCTGCCATTCCTCGGTGTTTGAACCGGGATGTTATAGCCAAGTTAAGATCAGAAGAAGAAGCTGATGAGCTATTTAATTGGCTCAAAGAAACATCTTTTCTCAAAGAACATATCAACGGCTGGGTTTATCATGATGTGGTCAAAACCCAAATGTTATGCCACAAACGCCTTTCATCGCCGCAAGGTTGGGCTGACATACATGGGAAGTTGGCAGAATATTATGACAGCCTACGGAACGATTTGCAATTAGAGGAAGATAACAAACAGCGCGATCCTAGCTGGCAAAGTCACACGTTAAACGTGTTGTACCATAAATTATGTCAGTCACCGCAAAGAAATTTGTTTATAGCTCTTAATGAATTTCTTGCTCTACTCAAAAATCAACCAACTTTTGCCCAGCAATATGCAAAAATAATGCTTCAGGCTGGCAAAGATGGGGATTCTACAGAAGTTAAGTATTGGGGTAAGCAATTAGCAAATTTGTTAAAAGCTTACGAGGAAAAGCGCTATGAAGATGCTGTGTATAAGCACGCTTTAGTCTACTTAGTTCTTAAGCAACCAGACAAAGCAGAAACTTGCCTACAGCCTGCCATTAAGCTTGCCAGAGAGCATTGTCAAAAAGATGCTAAAGACTGGCATAATACCTTTAATTTAGCTCTTTACTGCTTGGCTGCTCAATATACTCAACAAGCAGACTACTTTTATCGCTATGCTTTATTAAAGGGTGCTTCCTCAGAATTTATTAGTGAAGCTATCCAATACCTAAATGACTTTTTAACTGTCTTGCCCAATCATATCCAAGCTACATCCATCCGACAGTTGTTGCAGTCTGGTCTAACTAAGTCATATAATTTTCAACCTACCCCCCAAAAAAACCACGAGTCCCAACAACAAACTCCTAATCAATTCCTTCTCTCATAG
- a CDS encoding toxin-antitoxin system HicB family antitoxin yields the protein MQELAKQDGISIDQFVATAVAEKIAALTTEVYLGELAKRGSREKYDAVLAKVPDIETESYDR from the coding sequence TTGCAGGAACTTGCCAAACAAGACGGGATTTCTATCGATCAGTTTGTGGCGACAGCAGTTGCGGAGAAAATCGCTGCACTCACAACTGAAGTTTATTTAGGGGAGTTAGCAAAGCGAGGCAGTCGAGAAAAATACGACGCAGTTTTAGCTAAAGTACCAGATATTGAAACGGAATCTTACGATCGCTGA